In a single window of the Desulfovibrio aminophilus DSM 12254 genome:
- a CDS encoding O-methyltransferase, whose translation MAEKTPLFYRKFDYDRRLVPNAYVASRDQAATNVAQAEAATGLTVGYPGWNILYYVTLASLKPGDHNVILETGTNWGFSTIMLAQALRDSGLDGEVHSSELDPENHRRAQDNLARSGVGDLVRLHLGDSLAFLREFAAARPVVRVAFLDSGHDQEHVLEEFRLLRPLLDEAGTVIFDNTFKLRTDDDPEQKVNGGLRRIMSEFGGNLVNFPHCSWYTPGMAVWQAAPFARDWA comes from the coding sequence ATGGCTGAAAAAACACCCCTGTTTTACAGGAAATTCGACTACGACCGCCGCCTGGTGCCCAACGCCTACGTGGCCTCCCGCGACCAGGCCGCCACGAACGTGGCCCAGGCCGAGGCGGCCACGGGGCTGACCGTGGGCTATCCCGGCTGGAACATCCTCTACTATGTGACCCTGGCCTCCCTGAAGCCCGGAGACCACAACGTGATCCTGGAGACCGGCACCAACTGGGGCTTCTCCACCATCATGCTGGCCCAAGCCTTGCGCGACAGCGGCCTGGACGGCGAGGTGCACAGTTCCGAGCTGGACCCCGAAAACCATCGCCGGGCCCAGGACAACCTGGCCCGCTCCGGCGTCGGCGACCTCGTCCGGCTCCACCTCGGCGACTCCCTGGCCTTTCTCCGGGAGTTCGCGGCCGCCCGTCCCGTCGTGCGCGTGGCCTTTCTCGACAGCGGCCACGACCAGGAACACGTGCTCGAGGAGTTCCGCCTCCTCCGGCCGCTTCTGGACGAGGCCGGCACGGTGATCTTCGACAACACCTTCAAGCTGCGCACCGACGACGACCCGGAGCAGAAGGTCAACGGCGGACTGCGGCGCATCATGAGCGAGTTCGGCGGCAATCTCGTGAACTTCCCCCACTGCTCGTGGTACACCCCGGGCATGGCCGTCTGGCAGGCGGCTCCCTTCGCCCGGGACTGGGCCTGA
- a CDS encoding cytidylyltransferase domain-containing protein, with translation MARTPELLAIIPARGGSKGIPRKNLADLGGLPLLAWSIRTALACRDVTRVVVSTDDREIAEVARTYGAETPSLRPAEIADDRAPLQPVVQDLLSRLRVQGYAPDAYCLFLPTSPFRDPGVCSRLLEKILDGLDAVISVKRANVSGLGAGPFSLRPIGYLSAHSLWPRTGESYAHVVSDPRELLDIDEPADLELARALVRKDARNARRG, from the coding sequence ATGGCGCGCACGCCCGAACTGCTCGCCATCATCCCGGCCCGGGGCGGCTCCAAGGGAATCCCGCGCAAGAATCTGGCCGACCTCGGCGGGCTCCCGCTGCTGGCCTGGAGCATCCGCACGGCCCTGGCCTGCCGCGACGTGACCCGGGTGGTGGTCAGCACGGACGACCGCGAGATCGCCGAGGTCGCCCGGACATACGGAGCCGAAACACCCAGCCTGCGCCCGGCGGAGATCGCCGACGACCGCGCCCCGCTCCAACCCGTGGTCCAGGATCTGCTGAGCCGCCTGAGAGTCCAGGGATACGCCCCGGACGCCTACTGCCTGTTCCTGCCCACCTCGCCGTTCCGCGACCCCGGCGTCTGCTCCAGGCTCCTGGAAAAGATTCTGGACGGCCTGGACGCGGTGATCAGCGTCAAGCGCGCGAATGTCTCGGGCCTCGGCGCCGGGCCGTTTTCCCTACGCCCCATCGGCTATCTTTCGGCCCACAGCCTCTGGCCGAGGACCGGCGAGTCCTACGCCCACGTGGTCAGCGATCCCCGCGAACTGCTGGACATCGACGAACCCGCCGACCTGGAGCTGGCCCGGGCCCTGGTCCGAAAGGACGCAAGGAACGCCCGCCGTGGCTAG